Proteins from a genomic interval of Balaenoptera musculus isolate JJ_BM4_2016_0621 chromosome 16, mBalMus1.pri.v3, whole genome shotgun sequence:
- the INA gene encoding alpha-internexin — MSFGSEHYLGAASSYRKVFGDGSRLSSRLSGAGGAGSFRSQSLSRCNVASSAACSSASSLGLGLAYRRSPASDGLDLSQAAARTNEYKIIRTNEKEQLQGLNDRFAMFIEKVHQLETQNRALEAELAALRQRHAEPSRLGELFQRELRELRAQLEEASSARSQALLERDGLAEEVQRLRARCEEESRGREGAERALKAQQRDVDGATLARLDLEKKVESLLDELAFVRQVHDEEVAELLATLQASSQAAAEVDVAVAKPDLSSALREIRAQYESLAAKNLQSAEEWYKSKFANLNEQAARSTEAIRASREEIHEYRRQLQARTIEIEGLRGANESLERQILELEERHSAEVASYQDNIGQLENDLRNTKSEMARHLREYQDLLNVKMALDIEIAAYRKLLEGEETRFSTSGLSISGLNPLPNPSYLLPPRILSSTTSKVSSTGLSLKKEEEEEEASKVAVKKTSQLGESFEEILEETVISAKKTEKSNIEENTISSQKI, encoded by the exons ATGAGCTTCGGCTCGGAGCACTACCTGGGCGCCGCCTCCTCCTACCGCAAGGTGTTCGGAGACGGCTCGCGCCTGTCCTCGCGCCTCTCCGGGGCCGGCGGCGCGGGTAGCTTCCGCTCGCAGTCGCTGTCCCGCTGCAATGTGGCCTCCTCGGCTGCCTGCTCCTCGGCCTCGTCGCTCGGCCTGGGCCTGGCCTACCGCCGGTCTCCGGCGTCCGACGGGCTGGACCTGAGTCAGGCGGCGGCGCGCACCAACGAGTACAAGATCATCCGCACTAACGAGAAGGAGCAGCTTCAGGGCCTCAACGACCGCTTTGCCATGTTCATCGAGAAGGTGCACCAGCTGGAGACGCAGAACCGCGCGCTCGAGGCCGAGCTGGCCGCGCTGCGGCAGCGCCACGCCGAGCCGTCGCGCCTCGGCGAGCTCTTCCAGCGCGAGCTGCGCGAGCTGCGCGCGCAGCTGGAGGAGGCGAGCTCGGCGCGCTCGCAGGCCCTGCTGGAGCGCGACGGGCTGGCGGAGGAGGTGCAGCGGCTACGGGCGCGCTGCGAGGAGGAGAGCCGGGGCCGCGAAGGGGCCGAGCGCGCCCTGAAGGCGCAGCAGCGCGACGTGGACGGCGCCACGCTGGCCCGCCTGGATCTGGAGAAGAAGGTGGAGTCGCTGCTGGACGAGCTGGCCTTCGTGCGCCAGGTGCACGACGAGGAGGTGGCCGAGCTACTGGCCACGCTGCAGGCGTCGTCGCAGGCCGCGGCCGAGGTGGACGTGGCTGTGGCTAAACCAGACCTGAGTTCGGCGCTGAGGGAGATCCGCGCCCAGTATGAGTCCCTGGCCGCCAAGAACCTGCAGTCAGCTGAGGAGTGGTACAAGTCCAAGTTTGCCAACCTGAACGAGCAGGCGGCGCGCAGCACCGAGGCCATCCGGGCCAGCCGCGAGGAGATTCACGAGTACCGGCGCCAGCTGCAGGCACGCACCATCGAGATCGAGGGGCTGCGCGGGGCCAACGAGTCCTTGGAGAGGCAGATCCTGGAGCTGGAGGAGCGGCACAGTGCCGAGGTGGCCAGCTACCAG GATAATATTGGGCAGCTGGAGAATGATCTGAGGAACACCAAGAGTGAGATGGCCCGCCACCTTCGGGAATACCAGGACTTGCTCAATGTCAAAATGGCTCTTGACATTGAGATAGCAGCTTACAG GAAACTGCTGGAAGGCGAAGAGACACGTTTTAGCACCAGTGGATTAAGCATTTCAGGCCTGAATCCACTTCCCAATCCAAGTTATCTGCTCCCTCCTAGAATCCTCAGTTCTACCACCTCCAAAGTCTCATCCACTGGGCTGTCTcttaagaaagaggaggaggaagaggaggcttcTAAGGTAGCCGTGAAGAAAACCTCCCAGTTAGGGGAAAGTTTTGAAGAAATATTGGAGGAGACAGTGATATCTGCTAAGAAAACCGAGAAATCAAATATAGAAGAAAACACCATTTCAAGCCAAAAAATATAA